A stretch of the Clostridiales bacterium genome encodes the following:
- a CDS encoding KilA-N domain-containing protein: protein MPAAVKRGTIHAGGLDIGIYTTDYRNEYISLTDIAKYRSIQPAITVHNWLRGRDIVEFLGLWEVLHNPGFKVIEFDNFKENAGTNAFVFSIKDWTEKLGAVGLLTKAGRYGGGIYAHTDIAFEFASWISPEFKLYIIKDYQRLKYDENSRLSLSWNLNREIAKLNYRIHTDAIKENLLPPDLTPEQISCTYANEADLINVALFGMTAKQWREANSGVKGNMRDYASLNQLLVLANMESYNALLIEQKKEQAERLTLLRELAVRQMKTLSGISLEKLPRLTEEM from the coding sequence ATGCCTGCAGCAGTCAAAAGGGGCACAATTCATGCCGGCGGACTGGATATCGGCATCTATACAACGGATTACAGGAATGAATATATCTCCCTGACAGATATTGCAAAATACAGGAGTATTCAACCTGCCATTACAGTTCATAACTGGCTGCGCGGAAGGGATATTGTTGAGTTCCTCGGTTTATGGGAGGTTTTGCATAATCCGGGTTTTAAAGTTATCGAATTCGATAACTTTAAAGAGAATGCCGGTACAAATGCTTTTGTGTTTTCCATTAAGGACTGGACAGAGAAACTGGGCGCTGTCGGACTGCTGACAAAAGCAGGACGGTACGGCGGCGGAATCTATGCACATACAGATATAGCGTTTGAATTTGCTTCCTGGATCTCACCGGAATTCAAACTGTATATTATCAAGGATTATCAGCGCCTGAAATATGATGAGAACAGCCGGCTTTCCTTATCCTGGAACCTCAACCGGGAAATTGCGAAACTGAATTATCGGATTCATACAGATGCAATCAAAGAGAATCTCCTTCCACCGGATCTGACACCGGAACAGATATCCTGCACCTATGCCAATGAGGCGGACCTGATCAATGTGGCCCTGTTCGGAATGACAGCAAAACAATGGCGGGAAGCCAATTCCGGCGTAAAGGGCAACATGCGTGATTATGCCAGTCTGAACCAACTGCTGGTGCTGGCCAATATGGAAAGCTACAACGCATTGCTGATCGAACAGAAAAAGGAACAGGCCGAACGGCTGACGCTGCTGCGGGAGCTTGCCGTGCGTCAGATGAAGACCCTTTCAGGCATCAGCCTGGAAAAACTGCCACGATTAACAGAAGAAATGTAA